aattgtGAATTATTTGGACTAATAGTTTAGATGAGAGAAACCTATGTTGATAGATAATCACAGCCTGTTTTGATTTTTGTGTATGGAACCATCTacgttatttttgggcaatttggttgaaagaaccccatattttttacataaaactttgaaaatgggtcaaatttgacccaaggacaacatgagggttaaaaatgttttgaatttgatgttaaAATCTGAGGCTAAACCGCTCTGTTGGTCTTGATGACAAGTGCAGTATCTCCATCAGTAGTGATGAGACAAAAGTGTCCTCGATGTTGTGTCTGCGGTCCTAAATCCCTCTCATTGTTATGCTAATCATTAGGAAGATATTTCAATAAAACTCCCGCAGACTCATCAAACTAACTTCACATTCTGACCATGTGATTTTTTTGGCAGAACATTTCTTCCTGTGTGTTTCAGAATCAAgttatacaataataataataataataataataataatacaaaaaatctcctgaaaacacacatttgcatcGTTGTCTTTTATTTACCATCACACCATTATGATATAAATTATTTACATGTAGGATCGTATAAAAGAGAACTTCAGCTGAGAGGGAATAAAACACAACTCAATGTGTTCATTTCAAAAAATCCTGATGTCAAAAAAAATCCCATTGTAGAAAACACCGCTGCTCTTTTCTTCAGAACACTAACTATAtttgctaacttttttttttttttttttaaggcagaAGCTTGTCCAGGGTTGTAATTGAAtgcaaggaagaagaaaaaacggaCTTCCTAtaacacaaaattaaaaaagaaaataataaagaaacaTTCACAGCATCGTAAGACCACGATTTGGTTCGGATCCACATTAATTAGACCCGGCAAAAGGCCCGTCAGATGAGGCATTCAAACAGAGAAGTTATTGCAGGAAAAATAAGTTATGTAAACACTCCAGAGCCCCGTTTCCACATGGCTATAGATGTGTGCATTGTATTATAAATAAGAATATAACTGTTCTTTgttaacaacaaataaaaaaacgttGCCTATTTTTTCTTGAAACATTCGTAGAATGATAGCCTATAGGCTACGAGCTATAGGTCCGTGGTTTGGCCGGAGGGTGCGGTGCCAAAGTCGGCAGACGGTCGGACATGAATGGGGAAAAATGTCCCTTGTTGATGCTAGCTTGGCTTTGGGAAATAATGTGAATTGTTTAAACGGGGTGTAAGGCTACAATTTGAGTGGTTgttgaaagacagaaaaaaaaggtgtgttCTGGTCatttaaatggattttttttttcttcaaataaacgaaaataaaaatgaaaacgagTGTTTGGTGTTATCTGGAGAAAACGCAGCTTGCTTTCTTCCAGCACTACCTAAAATCGGATAATAAATTCAAATCGAGGCTTGTTGTGTTCAGTTGCGTGTGGCTTCATTGCCAGTTCTTTTGTAGGCTATAAGGACcaatttagtaattaaacagTTTTCATTCACCACACAGCTTCTATAAAGCAGACCTTTAATTCCAGATATAAAATGGGTCGTTATTATCTAATGTTGGCGCCCGTGTAAAAGGCTTTTAGAAGGCTACTCCAAAACAACCAGACCTCCAGGTAAACATTCAGTAGGCCAACAGTACGCCGAcagaataaaaaggaaaatagcCAATTAAGTAAGAAAAAGTACAtaacacagacaacacaaagtATAGGCTATTTTCTCAATTCACAGTTCCCAGAATGCagcagaaaaaaatctttggatTTCAGCATATAGTTTTCATAAACAATAAAAGTTCCTCAGACACAACAGTTGAGCCTGACGGGACACAGGGCTGTAGTGCGCGTGACGGCTGTCCAGTCCACCAGTCTCATCCCGGCATGGAGCTCGTGCATGCTTTCTAAGCTCCTATTGGATGTTATTTGCTCTCTTTCCCcgcctctaaaaaaaaaacaaacatcgaagatgttttctgtagcctatttgtcCCATCTTACCCGAAAATGCTGCATTCCATGTATGTCAGAATATTGGTATTCTGGTTGttttcttcacaggaaaaaacaacaacaactcaggTAGAAATTTGGAAATTGAAGTAGGCTGAAATGTGTGAGGTttctgaaataataggctattaccTGATGTCAAAGATGGCGGGGTACACTGTTAAAACTAGCCTATAGCCTAACTAGGCCTATTAGTTATAATGTTAAACAATTTCAAAATAGTCTTTATTTGCTTAGCCATTGATAATAAGATAGCCTTTAAATTACTAGGCTACATCAAAGCACATGTTTTATCCCAAAGCTAGGCTAAATGGTAGCATTTGAAATGAACTGTGTTGCCTCATCTGCCAGCGGCTGGTAGCCTGCTTTTAGCTAACACATAGAAATGTTTTTAGGCTACTCTTTTCTCAATGAGTGACCACCAATTTTGAAATATGGCCTGTATGTGCCACGCAGAGTTCAGAATCGGCCTTCTTAACAAACGTTACTTCAGACCCAAATCAAATAATGCAGCCTATAAAGTTGCTAAAATCAGATCTAACAGAAGCGTCCGTGGCTGTTTTTAATTGGACATCTAGGCTAATTGTAGGCCTACATAAGTGGCGGGTTTTCGAATCTTAACAGTTGTGTTACCGTGGAAAATCCCGACTTCTGTCTGTGACATGAACGCAGCATACATTTTGATTTGGATTGGACGTCGTCATTTATAGGCTACTACAGCCCTGCGGACGCATTAgcctgcacacacgcacacacacacacacacacacacacacacacacacacacacacacacacaaacaaaatgtcatAATATCGTCTCTGCTTGagtttttaaatatgaatgcTGGTACTGAAGTGATTTTTATTGCATGGTTCAGAACCCCCCCTCCTTTCCCTCCGTGTCTCCTCTAGTCGCTGTCCGACTTGGCATCCTTGGACCCGGCGTGGTTGTACAGTCCCTGTGCCATGAGATGCAGCGCCAGAGCGTTTTTATTCCCGGTGGCTTTCTTGATTTTGGCCCGTTTGTTCTGAAACCAGATTTTGATCTGAGACTCGTTAAGGCCAAGTTCTCCGGCCAGGCTCTGCCGCCGCTGCTCGGTCAGGTACCGGTTACTCTGGAACTCCGTTTTTAACCGATGGAGCTGCTCCGCGGTGAAGGCCGTCCGGGGCCGCTTGTCCTCTTTACTCGGGGTCGGTTCCTTCTTTGGTTTGCGGGATCTGGGCCCTTGGGGTGGGGGAGAGACAAAAAATGACAGCCAGTGGTTAGAGTCAGTTTGAGCTTtctcacatttcacattttataaTCACAGGTAGGCTATAGGGGCctatcagtggtgtagtctaatgtattgtagtgggtatatatatatatatatatatatatatatatatatatatatatatatatatatatatatatatatatatatatatattggcttGTATACATGGGCCAGAATCTTTGGGGAAGGgagggcatatcatagtggggggtctgggtgttcTCCCCCAGTGAAGTTTTGAGCGTCAACAACTTCATTGTCaacaatttacggtggaaatacctttatttagcctatgcgaagaaaaagaacacagatgataattcaaaatatataaaaaaatatataatggaaagtatgttgttgcgtgtgaTTGGGCGTTTTTAAGTGGGTAGGcctatatggaaatcctggagctttcttagtgggtatacctGCGTATCGTACACCATTAGGGCCTATAAAAGTAGGCACCGCAATCACAGGTAGAAGAGTGCTATGGAAACATGGTTCCGTTTAGTCAACAGAAAGCTATAGTGCCTCTATTTAACCTACGTTTGTGCCAAAATGTAGAAAGGTTTAAGGGGTTTCGTGCGTCAGGCTCAtgcagactgtataaaatatgggTCAGGCTATTAACAGGATTCTGAAAACATCTGATCACCTTTTGCTTCATGGGGATATTTTAGATTATTTAGCGTGACTGTCAGGTATAGGCTAAATGATAACATGGCGCTATAGAAGCTCCTTGACGGATGGAATAACAAGTTCAAATAGCTACATTAGCAATATATCTCCCCTTTTATATAAACATATAGGCTAAATGTTGATCTTTGAGTCATAATGGCTAAAGAACCAGCCGAGGTTTGGTGGTTTTCGGAGGtccttctgctgctttcaggagTCTTTTGGGTCAATTAATATTGTAGTAGCTATAATTTAACtagatttatttatgtattttaaatccACTGAGTGTATACGAATTAAAATGATAGTCAAGGCTTTTCCTTCTCAGTGTGATTATTCAGTAGAATTATGAACCAATCTCATGAGCTAATTGAActgatttttttcttaatcAGAATTGAGTAAGTATGCCTCGTGATGTCTTTTATGATATAGCCTATACTTATATGCCATTTTTGCTGCCCTTGTAATTAAGCACCTATTAGGGTTAAATAGCCTATTTGACTAGGTCAATCTGAAAGGAACTATTCTGAGATATGGGCAACTTTCTTGACAGAATGTTTATTGCCAAACACAGGTGTAGGAAATGAAATGGAGGATATTAGGCTACTCTAGAGCAACAAGCCATCAGGCTGCATGGTGGCTGCATGTCCTCCAGTGAGCACGGGAGGAGTGGGGGGGCAGATGGGGGTGGGGTTAGGATGTGATGGAGGATGGGGAGTTAGGCGCCTCTTTCCCTCCCTGTTACCATAGGAACtccattttttaaaagtagtttcctcaacaacaaaaaaagagagataacCCCTTTTGTTTCTATTATAGCCTGATACGCAGACGTTTCTATGATGTCAAAGGGTAAATAAATGGGAACGAATGGAAAAATCTATTTCAGCTTTGGTATGAAAACATAGCAGGCCCTAAATGTAATTGTGCCGTCCAACAGTTACAAGAGGTGTTCATGAGCTTATTAAACTGAAGCACTGCGGTTGGGTTGGCAACAATGCGTTACATCTTTACCTTACACGTTCTACCATTTTATATAATCTTATAGCCTGTAAGTGAAAGATTTGACTCATTTCCCCCGAAGTTATGGTTTGTTTAATAATGCAGGAGACGCTGCAGCCTCCCTGACCTCTCTGAAGGCCCTTTGTGGTCATTTCCATAAGCTCAGGCCTGGACCTCGATGgaaactttttgtgtgtgtgtgtgtgtgtgtgtgtgtgtgtgtgtgtgtgtgtgtgtgtgtgtgtgtgtgtttccatacaacaataaaaacacaacatttctgcCTGTTTTGGCTTCGTTTTTGCGCTCTAGCTTTCCACATATcgtaacatctttttttttttcctttctcttccacctgctgtgtgtttttttttagcaacatTGTTTATGTCGAACGCGTTTCTAAATCACGACAAAGGAAAAGTCCAAGTGCACCATGCGTCCACTTGTAAAATAGCCTACAGAGCACAAACTTTTTCactttattaataaaaaaataaaaaaaatgaatcatgaATGTGGGTATTTAAATTGCTCGGATAGAGCAGCACAGTTCAAACAGAGCGATGCGCCAATAGAATGAAACGCGTATAATGCAAAAATGCTTTAAATCCGATCATTTCATAACATGTTCATAACATGGAAATGTTGTCAAAAatgacttattattattattattattatttcgtTGGCGGGTGAAAAAGCGTTAAAGTTTTGTTCAGCATTTCAACATCGAATCCTTCTTTATTTTTTGGGACACACGGTCCTCACTttttagacccccccccccccattgtcaaaaaaaaaatatgctaaTGGTACATCAACAAAGAAGACTGAGGAACAATGGCGTTAAACTTGGTTTTACTTCACTTCTCCACATTTGTAACTCTACTTTCGACTCGTGTGTAATTCGAACTTTATTTTGGCGTTACTTTTTCGACAGCATCGTGTCCTCTCGTGCACTTGATCGTTATTTTAAAGCCCAAATCCAGATCGAATCCCATCCCGAAACAACTCGAATTACTTTCTGTTTTGCGTTTGAAATAGTTACTTTCATGCAAAGTAGGTCTGGGTCGATTCTAGGACTGTtactatcatatatatatatattttttaaaacaggCCTATTGAAAGTATGAAATAATTAAGATAATATTAGTTATGGTGGTGCAATAACTGGTTTGTCAATTGTTACAAGTGATATGTCTATTAAGCAGGGTTGGGGGTCGCACAGctcacagacaaaaaaaaaatgtcactctTAAAGAATTGGCCTCCAGAGCTTTTAAACTTGAACATAATGCAATCGgagcttttttctctctctaaatGAAGAAGCTGTTTTCTGTAATTCTGCCCTTTTTTTAACAGACTCAGAAATTAAGTAAGCAATCTAACCCTTCGTTTATTTCTTtagcctatttatttatttatttatggttCTTTCAATTCGTCTATAACGAAAAGTGGCCGAGCAATATTTTCCCACCAACCTGCTGACGGACGGTCCGAGTAGCGGGTGCAATAAACCCAGGCCGGCCACAGCATCGGCGGCTTGGACGCAGGGGCCGAGCCGGCCTCGGGGCTGCGGCACCGGTCCCCGCCGCCCCCCCGATCCTTCCCAGCCGCATCCCCGGCTCTCAGGTCCGGCCTCTTGGCCTCAGTGTCCGGATGCTGGTCGTCGGATGCTCCCGtgtcctcatcctcctcttgttgttcttcttcttcttcctcgcCTCCTGCTCCACCCTGCTGCGGGTTGCCAGTTTTGGAAGACTTCAGCTCCTCTGTGCGTATGATCACtcccagacccagacccagacgGTCTCCCTCCCGGACCGGAGTCCCGTGCTTCCTCTTTCGGCCAAAGTCCGGTCTCAAAATGTTGTCGATGTAAAAGTTTGTGATCCTGTGGGACTGCTGGTTGCCAGGTGGCTGGAGGAGAGGCAGGATGGCCCGGTTGGACTCCTCGCCGGAGTCCTGTGCGCGCTCTGGGTCTCGGCGAGCATTTTCTTCCATAATGATGAAGCCTGATCACCCTCAGCACCTCTTTCTCTGCCCCCCTTTTACAAAGTAGTAATTCCAATTTCGTGTTGTCCTGTCCTCTTTCTTATCAATTAATAAGGCTGCTAGCCTATATTTTTCACTAAAAAAAACGTCGATGAGCTAGACTAATTCCTTGTTTTGGCAGAGTAGTttctttatattgtttttgctGTGAAAACGCGCCTCTTAGGATTTTGACAAAGAAAATTCATGCTTCAGTTTCTGGTAAAAGCCTACTCCTCGTGGCTGGACTCGCGGCtcaatttctatttatttaaaaattgtaaaaaaaaaaaaaaaaaaagagtttgaaaaataaagagtctatttattttttttccggGTCCCTGCACACAATTATTGATGCGTCCAGCAGAACTAAACTGCCCTGATAAAGACGCCGCTCAAATACTTTCACTACGGATTTTGGTTCTCATTTGTGATTGGCTGCGAGACGCTGCGATGACGTTGTACTACGGGTCTCTCAGACACGTGCCTCGGACCAATAGAGACGGGGAGTTGGTGTCATGTGAGGTTCCCGGAATTCCCTGGAGACGCAGATTACTCCAATCCACCTAGTCAGTTTGTGATGCATTCAGGTTGCAGCGGAAATCTCTTATTACTTGAACATTTAAAGGCACAGATTGAACTTTTGAACAGGGATAGGGTGGCTATAGTGGAAAATAATGTTCCCCCCAGCTTTCAGGTAGTAAAGGAGAGCCTAATAAAGCCACTTCCAATCATCACATTAACATGATATGTCATTATAAGACATGTCAACAATGTCCCAGTGCAACTCATGCTATCCCACTTCATGTGTTGATGGTTAGTAGTGATTGTGTTGGACTATGGGCTGGCAATAATTCAAGTCTATACAAGACAAAACTGAAATAGCTACAGTTGAACATGCCTTGAATGGAGCTGAACATGATAATTATTCCAAGTTGTGAGAGCTAGTCAGCAGCTACAATTTGAATTCATGTACTGTGGGCCCTATACATGATTTATAGCACAGGTTACCCCAAACATAAACCAAAACAATAGTCCATGCACTTCATTATTTATGCAACAGGTTCAAAAAGTGACGATACTGAAGTTTGGGTTATGACTAGTCTGTATCCACGATGTTCTACTACCGGGATTGCTCAGGTCAGTGATGGACTGGGATCAAAAACCGGCCctggcattggcaacacaccGGCCCTATTTTTGTCAATAACCTAGATTGGAAATTAGTAACTCTACCTTCCGAGTGAATCTTTCCACGCACCTCACTGCAGTACAATCTTGAATATCTGTGGCTTcatgcataaaataacttaTCAAAATTAACCATAGACATATTATCAGTAGTGGCCCATAAGGGTCCATAGGGGTGcggcccttctggcatttgcccaaattccagatgACCAGTCTGTCACTGACTcaggtgccgcaggaaattccactggatgcatgtcttttgcatgagttttctgttgcacgactaaaaaaacacgtttttccccccatcccggaatgctagtcagatcctcctccgcagcgtgtggaggaTGGTCTAGCAAGACTAGGTTATAACTGAGTTATGAGCAGGTGCTAAGAAGGGTTAGAGCAGGCCTACTTTGCGtttaatggcgtttttccattacgtgaTACCTGCTCGActtgcctcgactctactcgccttttttggttttccattacgaaaaaaaagtccctggtacctgctaacaggtactttttttagtaccacctcagtcgaggttccaagcgagctgagccgatatcaaaaggtgacgtgaaagcgacagaggggggtgtcctgaacaaacccgccatttttaaatagttcagccagctgtgtttatttttgctgcctccagcttcatttgaaacaaaatgtgtcttctggctgtggcaacaacaacacaccttccacgttctgtgtgtgtcgcgttaggtcacgtcagtttactgcggcgccgctatgacgaccagacacgctgaggcagtactaaaatctgcaatggaaaacggacgcacagtgaggcgagtagagtcgaggcgagtagagacgaggcgagtcgagcaggtaccatgtaatggaaaaacgccataagtgaCTGACGGgaacaacattttttgaaattggtccagtattatagcctgacgtcgtcatactcagattctagtcagaatatgagtctgatactgctccattggactgtgattatggggcgtgttttaaccgaaccaggaaaggaAATGCCTCTgtactcaattggatagacctacaaccaatcagagcgccccatcttcttagcgaccatcggggccagctgataaattaaacttttgccgaatcCTGTAGGAAGGAcgacaaaaacatctttccgaaatgaatgcgctgtcgatatctcctgtaacagacgcgatggcggaatctacacatctcaattctccagcggcagccatctttgttgtaaccaaattcaacccaagtgctctttggtgacgtggttgattacgttactgttgatcatctgtccatcatcgtataaagcccgcacTGACaacatagttgctccacaacagATCAaatccagaccgaacttcccgacctcagatgttgtgggcggggctaagttcagctggcatccaggctaccagtattaagcaagactgGCGAAACAAGCTTAATGCCAGGCTGTtttcatgaaccattcataGGCCtacatagggctgggcaatgtgttgctattatatcgatattgatatataaggctagatatcatcttacattttggatattgttGTATCCCAATATTACAAGTGTTtccacgcttcccattcattgttTGTGCAAGCAGCAGGGCAATGCGTTCTGGTAGCTTCCGGGTGACTTTCGcacctcatttgcataaagttaaatccaggctactttatgcaaatcagggggGTCTGCCTCGACTCGCCACCTCACGAAaaccttttaaactgaccgttgtcgatctaaaatgaagacagattcatcaAGTGCATAGCCTATTTCTCGCATAATTCTTTTtccagaaacacatttcggtgaactattttcgtaaaataagagaaagTTTCCAAACAGGCCGCCATGTTGGTCTCTTTTGAAATCTGGGAGCAGACAGCCCACGAGTGAAGCATTCGTCCAATCCAGTGCAGCAATTGTGGTTGTTGGAGGGtggttttctttgcttgtcagtggtcagtgaaggGAAATTGATAACTGCTGGTGGCAAGAGCTTCCAATGCTGAGTAGCCGGGCGATCCCTGCCatcaaaaaacaccacagtAGACACTTGCAGTACcgtttcaatcaggagagacttcatttaaccctcctgttgtcctcgggtcaaatttgacccatttacaaaatgtttctatgtcagaaatttgggtttctttcaaccaaattttcaaaagaaataacgtggatggttccctacaacgctcttcacaagttttattcaatttcatagcatttgaattttttttttttttttataaaagaacgttgaaaaaagtgttacaaCAATGTCTTCATAAACGTGGGgatgaaacacacaaaaacgtcaaaaggtgcagaaaaaaacgttgaaaaaagtgacaaaaacatcggtggaaaagcaacaaaagtgacACTTttaaagtgtcgaaaaagacgtccaaaaggctgaaaaaaaagtttcaattttcacacacattatgcctttttgaaatatgtgatggatgGTAGTGTTCTGATGTGATGGGGAATGTCATTCCAAATGttggtgtatgtatgaaaaaaggatttctgaccatagttgtttttttatgggGGGACTGGAATGAATGCCTGTGAAACTGACCTCGTGAGGCGTACTGGTCTCATATTGTGTGTCGGGAGAAGCGAAGagatttaaagtttgaatgcaacAACGTAGATTGTGGCAAATCTGCAGCTGATTAGGTTGGGCGAGAGAGAATTGTAAAGCATAGTCTGGCTGAAAGAACTTACGCAGAGCTTCATTAGAATAACAGTCTTAGCAATGGCAAAACAGCACTTTAAGTGGAcggaaattgacgatgcacatttgcccatTAGGATTACATTGTAGCCTGGTTTGCGGCTGCAGCGTTGTCGCtggaggagggcccaaaaagatgctggaatgaatagctgtggattcAGGGAGGGGctcatagagaatgcctttctataGGGCACAGagttttgtgctacgcccctgcttCAGACTGTCGGAGCTGATGACGCCACTGTAAATAAATGCTCGGAGATAAGAGGTCAAACAGAGTGGCCTACCTATAGctggtggtggaagaagtattcagatcttttactcaagtaaaagtactaaaaccACACTGCAAAAATACACTGTTACAAGTGAaagccctgcattgaaaatgtgacttatgtaaaagtatgtaagatttaacaggaaaatgtacttaaagtattaaaagtaaaagtactcaatgcagaaaaatcctcacacaaactgaaacagttctgtcaatcaactaagtgtcgAATCAGTGAATTGTTTCAGCTGTAGGCgattatattgttgggtagtttaatttataataaaacattattttcctaAACGACATGTGtcttgtgtgcaaaaatcttaatgtgtaaagtaactagtaactaaagctgtcagatgaatgtagtggagtataaagtacaatattcctctctgaaatgtagtagagtagaagtagagagtggcatgaaaagaaaagactcaagtaatgtacaagtacctcaaatgtgtacttaagtacagtacttgagtaaatgtacttactgtagttacattccactactGCCTATAGCCCAGACATGGAGGATAATGAGAGCAGTTACACaaagacagacggacacacgcCATGTGTCCAGCAGCCTACTGGTCTGTGTTTGAGTCCAGCATCTGTCAGCCAGGGTGTAGCCTATCGTTGGATGGGTGGAACACATTCCACTGGTCCTTTTCACTCAACTGAAGCGAGAGGAAAATGAATTTGGAATTGAACCTGAATGCAGCTCAGAGCCACTGGGTGACTAAATatctagttagttagttataggtctacagacacatatatacacacacatacagtagccctacacacatacacacattcacacacacacacacacacacacacacacacacacacacacacacacacacacacacacacacacacacacacacacacacacacacacacacacacacacacacacacacacacacacatacacacacatactaacatataggcctacacacacacacacacacacacacacacacacacacacacacacacacacacacacacacacacacacacacacacacacacacacacacacacacacgtttagccctacacatacacactcacacacacaggcctgcacacacacacacacacacacacacacacacacacacacacacacacacacacacacacacatacacacacacacacacacatatatacacacacacacacacacacacacacacacgcgcgcacacacacacacacacacacacacacacacacacacacacacacacacatacacacatataggcctacacacacacacacacacacacacacacacacacacacacacacacacacacacacacacacacacacacagaaagagccTATTCACTTGCAAAGGCAATAAGCGAACATATAAGTACACATGTTCATTTCTGTGCGTGTAAATGAACGTTTGCCTGTTTTAACCCTGTGacgattttttttgtttcacgTTCATGTGCAGAACAAATATCCTACTTCTTCAGTCTTGGGCAACAAAGTGAAATCAGGCTATTTAATATTAGACGGGCTATTAAACTCAAAAGCATCCATATCCATCGATTAATAAAGGCTAAGTGCACTCAAATAACTTAAAAAGTTGTGGCTGTAACCTAAATGTGGTGTCAGTGATCTCTGGGCGTAATAACTCATCAAACTCACACTGGCCGTCAATGGAAATGCTGCAGTTAACGCGGAGTCATGTGATCATCAGATCCCTGTCCTCTtatacacaacaaaaacaaatgtgatatgaAGCAACATGAGAGCTGCATTTCTGTCAGGAAACGGAGGCAGGGTTGATATTCACGAGTATAACGAGATGAGGAAAACACAAAGCCTGTATGGTTAGGGTACATCCATTGCTTGTATTGACATATGTTGTAGTCTAGGCCCTTTGACAGGATGTTGTATTCGCCTCCGCCTCCTATAGCCTAATATATTCTCCACTGTCAAGTAAAATCAGTTTGTCTCCAGGTTTGCCGTTTTCGTGCTTTGGatagttaataaaaaaaataa
This is a stretch of genomic DNA from Sander vitreus isolate 19-12246 chromosome 12, sanVit1, whole genome shotgun sequence. It encodes these proteins:
- the LOC144526984 gene encoding homeobox protein engrailed-2b-like is translated as MEENARRDPERAQDSGEESNRAILPLLQPPGNQQSHRITNFYIDNILRPDFGRKRKHGTPVREGDRLGLGLGVIIRTEELKSSKTGNPQQGGAGGEEEEEEQQEEDEDTGASDDQHPDTEAKRPDLRAGDAAGKDRGGGGDRCRSPEAGSAPASKPPMLWPAWVYCTRYSDRPSAGPRSRKPKKEPTPSKEDKRPRTAFTAEQLHRLKTEFQSNRYLTEQRRQSLAGELGLNESQIKIWFQNKRAKIKKATGNKNALALHLMAQGLYNHAGSKDAKSDSD